The DNA segment AAAAGGTTGATGGCGGTCTTTCCTTGACGATCAAGGGGAATATGTCGCCTACATTCACCACCTATCAGCTTTTTGATCCGATGCGAGTGGTAGTTGACATCGCCAATGCCGGATTTGCTGACTCGCTTCATCTGCCAATTGAGGTGAATCAGTCCCCTGTGGCCATGATTACCGGGACTATTCTTGCCGAAAAAAAGCCGGTTATCGCCAAGCTTGAGATCGCGCTCAATTCTGACAGTGAGTATACGGTGAAACGGGATGCCAATGATATCACTATTATATTTGCTGCTAACAGTAAGGAGTCAGTTGCGCCCTCCCCTCCTCTTTCGGTTGGCACCGTGCCAGTTATAGAAGAGGCATCACAGAGAGGTGAGGGTGGAGGGCTTTCTGAAATTTATGACATGAAGGTTAAGAGAGAGGGGACCGACAGCGTTAGTATTCTTTTGGTAGCTGATGGTCCTATTCAGGATTACACTAAGGTGGATCTGACCAAAGGGGATGGTCGGCCGGATCGGATGTATCTTGATTTGCCGAGGGTAAAAGCCCCTGCCTTGGATCGGGATACAGAGGTTGGTGCTGGAGGTCTGGAGCGGATTAGGATTTCTGACCGAGCGGAAGGGGCGCGGTTTGTTTTTGATTCGAGTTTTGAGAGGCTGTTTAATTATACGGTTGCTCCGGCCCCTGAGGGTATTTTAATTAGCATTGCAGCTGACGGTGGGGTGATTGAGCAGGAAGAACCCGAGGACCCTGTCGCTCAGGTATTGGCTTCATCGGTGGCGTCGGATAAGAAAGTTAGTGTTCTTCACAAGCAGTTGCAGCAGGTGGGGATCACTGGCGATGAGTTTGCCGAGGCAGGTTATGACCGGCAGAAAATTTCGGTGGATTTCTATAAGACCAATCTTCACAATGTATTTCGTCTTATGGGCGAGGTCGGTGGCTATAATATTGTGGTGGACGATTCGGTCTCCGGGGTTTTGACCTTGTCGCTTCGCGAAGTCCCATGGGATTTTCTCCTGGATGTTATTATGAACCTGAAAGGGTTGCAGAAGGAGGAGCGGTATAACACCATTGTTATTTCGGCCAAGGAGAAGGGCTTTGTCTGGCCGGAGAAGGCAACGGCGAAGTCGGAGCTTGGGTTGGAGGCACCTGAGGATGACATGGTTGTGGCTATTGATAAAAAATTGAGTGATCCTCCGGCAGTGGTCGAAGCTAAGATGCTGGTTCAACGGGGAAATAGTCTGGTCCAGGAAGGGAAATTTAAAGAAGCGCTTGGCCTCTACCAGAAGGCGTTGGATAAATGGCCAACCAATGCGGAACTTGCCAAGCGGATTGCTGGAGTGTGTCTGGTGAATTTGGGCTATCATCAGGCTGGTGTCGATTATGCTAAAAAGGCGCTGGCTCTTAATCCTGATGACCTTGAGGCCTCATTGCAGGCTGCTGTTGGCTCGGCCAACATGAGGAGGCCAGAGGCTCAGCAGTATTTTGAAAAGGCGGTGAGTGGTAAGAAGCCTTCTCGTTCTGCGCTACTCAGTTTTATAAGTTTTCAAGAGGAGAGTTCTAATTTTGCTGGTGCTATGGCGACACTTGCTCAATATAATCAATTGTATGGCGCAAGCCTTGAGATAATGATTGCCAAGGCGAGGATATTAGATAAACAGGGAAAATCTGACTTGGCCGTGGCCGAATATAAATCGATCATGTATTCTGGCTATGAGTTGGCGCCCGATTTAATTCAGTACATAAAAGGCCGGATTGCCTTAGCGAATACGCAATAACCATTGACAATGGAGCAACTGTCATGCCAGCAGAATACTTTTTCACCAAGCATAATTTGAGCAGGTACACTTTCCTGTCCTGGGTGTGGGCACTTATCGTGACATTCGGGGTATGGGGATGTCTTCCCCAGCAGGGGCCGACGTCGGAGCAGCAGACTTCCGCTTTTATCGCTGAACACACCAAGGGGGCGACCGATGGTTCTGCCGAGAAACCAAAGACCGATTCTTTGTCAAATCAGCTGCCAGTACGCTATCAAACCACATCGTACCAGATATCTCCCTCCCCCTCCTCTGCTGTGGGATCATCTTTTTCCAGCGATGTCGCAATCCCCGTAGGTGCCAAGATCGCCCCCTCCGGGCCGAAACCTTTGCGTTTAGTGATGCAGGAGCTGGCGAAATTGAAGTCCATGAATATAAGTTGGGCCAATGATGTGGATCAGGAGGCCTTGGTCCACGTTACCATTATGCC comes from the Desulfobulbaceae bacterium genome and includes:
- a CDS encoding AMIN domain-containing protein → MNIQRLTILCVMFLTLTMSVVFEKGCLAQADGEYQASSVVFEKVDGGLSLTIKGNMSPTFTTYQLFDPMRVVVDIANAGFADSLHLPIEVNQSPVAMITGTILAEKKPVIAKLEIALNSDSEYTVKRDANDITIIFAANSKESVAPSPPLSVGTVPVIEEASQRGEGGGLSEIYDMKVKREGTDSVSILLVADGPIQDYTKVDLTKGDGRPDRMYLDLPRVKAPALDRDTEVGAGGLERIRISDRAEGARFVFDSSFERLFNYTVAPAPEGILISIAADGGVIEQEEPEDPVAQVLASSVASDKKVSVLHKQLQQVGITGDEFAEAGYDRQKISVDFYKTNLHNVFRLMGEVGGYNIVVDDSVSGVLTLSLREVPWDFLLDVIMNLKGLQKEERYNTIVISAKEKGFVWPEKATAKSELGLEAPEDDMVVAIDKKLSDPPAVVEAKMLVQRGNSLVQEGKFKEALGLYQKALDKWPTNAELAKRIAGVCLVNLGYHQAGVDYAKKALALNPDDLEASLQAAVGSANMRRPEAQQYFEKAVSGKKPSRSALLSFISFQEESSNFAGAMATLAQYNQLYGASLEIMIAKARILDKQGKSDLAVAEYKSIMYSGYELAPDLIQYIKGRIALANTQ